One genomic region from Chloroflexota bacterium encodes:
- a CDS encoding VOC family protein, whose product MKVQLQHTHIFASDIKATLRFWQEMFNAQILFDTVIAGARNMMLAIGTGRLNIYDQPPREGRGGPYHHLGIQTDNLDALIEHMKNKGFQFQGQAKDYSFMKYIMAMAPDNILLEIFQVVPEKIPAELQDSLKRAFAFEDTG is encoded by the coding sequence ACTCACATCTTTGCCTCGGACATTAAGGCCACGCTTAGATTCTGGCAGGAGATGTTCAATGCCCAGATACTGTTCGATACAGTGATAGCTGGCGCCCGAAATATGATGCTCGCCATTGGCACAGGCAGGCTAAATATCTACGACCAGCCGCCACGGGAGGGCAGAGGTGGGCCCTATCACCACCTGGGCATCCAGACCGATAACCTTGATGCGCTGATAGAACATATGAAGAATAAGGGGTTCCAGTTCCAAGGGCAGGCCAAAGACTATAGCTTCATGAAATATATTATGGCCATGGCCCCCGACAACATACTCTTGGAAATATTCCAGGTGGTTCCAGAGAAGATTCCAGCAGAGTTACAGGATAGTTTGAAACGAGCTTTTGCCTTCGAGGACACAGGGTAA